A single region of the Gracilibacillus caseinilyticus genome encodes:
- the araD gene encoding L-ribulose-5-phosphate 4-epimerase: MLETLKEQVVEANRDLPKYGLVTFTWGNVSGFDKESGLMVIKPSGVPYEELKPKDLVVLDLEGNIVEGDLKPSSDTPTHRLLYQKFPGIGGIVHTHSPWATSWAQAGKGVPALGTTQADYFYGTIPCTRRMTKEEVQGEYEWETGNVIVEAFQDQDIDPLQVPGVLVHSHAPFNWGKDPHEAIHNAVVLEEVAKMALHTYQINPNTEDMDSFLLDKHYLRKHGANAYYGQDKK; the protein is encoded by the coding sequence ATGCTTGAAACATTAAAAGAGCAAGTAGTGGAAGCAAATCGCGATTTACCAAAGTATGGATTAGTAACCTTTACTTGGGGTAATGTAAGCGGTTTCGACAAAGAATCAGGATTAATGGTCATCAAACCGAGTGGTGTACCATATGAAGAGTTAAAACCAAAAGATCTAGTTGTCTTAGATTTAGAAGGGAATATTGTTGAGGGTGATTTGAAGCCATCTTCAGATACACCAACACACCGTTTATTATATCAAAAATTCCCTGGTATCGGTGGAATAGTGCATACACATTCCCCGTGGGCGACAAGTTGGGCACAAGCAGGTAAAGGCGTTCCTGCGCTTGGAACGACTCAGGCAGATTATTTCTATGGCACGATTCCATGCACCAGAAGAATGACGAAGGAAGAAGTACAGGGTGAATATGAATGGGAAACTGGCAATGTAATTGTCGAAGCTTTCCAAGATCAAGATATTGATCCACTGCAAGTTCCAGGAGTCCTTGTCCACAGTCATGCACCATTTAATTGGGGTAAAGACCCGCACGAAGCCATTCATAATGCAGTAGTGCTGGAAGAAGTGGCTAAAATGGCATTGCACACTTATCAAATCAATCCTAACACAGAAGATATGGATTCATTCTTGCTAGACAAGCACTATTTAAGAAAGCATGGTGCAAATGCTTATTATGGTCAAGATAAAAAATAA